Below is a genomic region from Rhizobium sp. 007.
GATGCAATACGCGTCCGTCGAGATCGATCGTTTCGGCGAGCGCCGAGCCCTTCGAGCACAGCCGCCCGAAATTGGCCGGATGGTCCGGGTCGCCCATGACGGACACATTGCCGTCATCTGCGATCTTGGCGATCACCCCGCAGCCGACGCCGCAGTAGGGACAGGTTGTCTTGATCTCTTCTGCCATCTATTCCGCCGCCATCATCAAGCTTTCGAGGGCAATGAAGAGCGCGCCGTCCTGGTTGCGGACCGGAATGGTCCGCACCGCGCCCTCATCGGCGCCAAGCGCCTTGCCGGTTTCGAGCGAGATGACCCAGTTGTGCAGCGGGCAGGTGACCGCCTTGGCATGCACGATACCCTGGCTGAGAGGGCCGCCCTTGTGGGGGCAGTGATCTTCTATGGCGAAGACTTCGTTTTCAGCCGTCCGGAAGACGGCGATCTTGCCCTGCGGCGTCTTCACGCAGCGCGCTCCGCGCAGCGGGATGTCGGAGATATCACCGATCGCAATCCAGTTCATGTTGATCTCCTTACTCTGCAGCCTGCGGATAGCCGATCGTCGCCATCGGCTTGAATTCATGCTTATCCTTGCCGGAAACACGCTCCGACCAGGGATCGACCTGGGCGAATTTCTGGCTGAACACGAAGCGGTCGAAATAGGCCTTGCGCTTTTCGGCATCGCCCATGATTTGGCGACGAATCTCATCGAGGCCGATGCGCTTGGCCCACTTGTAAATGCGCTCGAGATAACGTGCCTGCTCCCGGTACATCTGCGTCAGCGCAACGATATGCTCCAACGCTTCGTCATCGGTCTTGACGAGACCGAGGATCTCGGTGCCCTTGATGTCGAGACCGGCCGCACCGGCGAAGTGAATTTCGTAGCCGGAATCCACGCAGATGACGCCGACATCCTTGCAGGTCGCCTCCGCGCAGTTGCGCGGACATCCGGAGACAGCCATCTTTAGCTTTGCCGGCGTCCAGGAGCCCCACATGAACTTTTCAATGCGGATGCCGAGCCCGGTTGAATCCTGCGTGCCGAAGCGGCACCAGTCGGAGCCGACACAGGTCTTTACCGTGCGCAGGCCCTTGGCATAGGCCTGACCGGAGACGAAGCCTGCCTTGCCGAGATCGGCCCAGACGGCCGGAAGGTCCTCTTTCTCGACGCCGAGCAGGTCGATGCGCTGGCCGCCGGTGACCTTCACCATCGGGATTTCGAACTTGTCGACCACGTCGGCGATGGCCCGCAGCTCCTTGGAGCTGGTAACACCGCCCCACATGCGCGGCACCACCGAATAAGTGCCGTCCTTCTGGATGTTGGCGTGGACGCGCTCGTTGATGAAGCGCGACTGATAATCGTCGGCATATTCGTCCGGCCAGTCGCAGACGAGGTAGTAGTTGAGCGCTGGACGGCACTTGGCGCAACCGCAGGATGTCTTCCACTCCAGCTCCTGCATGACGGCAGGAATGGTCTTCAGCCCCTTGGCCTTGATCAGGCGTCGGACGTCGTCATGGCCAAGTTCCGTGCAGGTGCACATCGGCTGTACGGCGGCAGGGTTATAGCTATCGCCGAGCGTCAGCGCCATCAATTGCTCAACGAGGCCGGTACAGGAGCCGCAGGACGCCGACGCCTTTGTGTGGGCGCGCACGTCGTCCAGCGAGGTCAGCCCCTTGGCCGTGATCGTCGAGGTGATTTTGCCCTTGCATACGCCGTTGCAGCCACAGATTTCCGCGTCATCCGGCAAGGCTGCAACGGCCGCCATAGGGTCCAGTGGGGACCCTCCCTGGTAGGCCTGTCCGAAGATCAGCGTCTCGCGCATCTCGGAAATATCGGTCTGCTTCTTCTTGAGATCGTTGAACCAGGCGCCGTCTGCGGTTTCGCCGTAGAGCACAGTTCCGATGATCTTGTTATCCTTCAGCACCAGGCGCTTGTAGACACCAGCCGAAGCGTCGCGAAGGACGATCTCCTCGCGGTCGTCGCCGTCGGCGAAATCGCCAAGCGAGTAGAGCTCGATGCCGGTGACCTTGAGCTTGGTCGGGGTGTCGGAGTGAACGAAGGTCGCCGAGGTGTCGCCGCAGAGGTGGGCGGCGGCAACGCGGGCCATTTCGTAGAGCGGAGCGACGAGACCGTAGACCTGTCCACCGACTTCTGCGCATTCGCCGAGCGCCATGATGCTGCCGTCCGAGGTCTGCATGCCGTTATCGACGACGATGCCGCGATTGACCGCGATGCCAGCCTCTTTCGCCAGGCCGACATTCGGACGGATGCCGACGGCCATGACGACGAGCGTGGCCGGAATGATCCGTCCGTCGTCGAGCTCGATGCCCTCGACCCTGCCATCACCGATGATTGCCTTGGTATTGGCCTTGGTGATGACCTTGATGCCGCGCTCCTCGACTGCCCTTTGCAGCAGATAGCCGGCCGCAGGATCGAGCTGACGCTCCATCAGCGTCGGCATGACATGCAGCACGGTCACGTCCATGCCACGCTGGGCAAGGCCGGCTGCCGCCTCAAGACCGAGCAGGCCGCCGCCGATGACGATCGCCTTTTCGCGTGACTGGGCAGCAAGCAGCATTGCCTGCACGTCGTCGAGGTCGCGGTAGGTGATGACGCCAGGTAGATCCTTGCCGGGAACCGGAATGATGAAGGGCACGGAGCCGGTGGCGATCACCAGCTTGTCGTAGCTTTCGGTGACGCCGTGGTCGGAGGTCACGGTCTTCGCGTGCCGATCGATCGCAACGATCTTGTGGCCCTTGTAGAGCGTGATGCCGTGCTTGATGTACCAGCCGTCGCCGTGAATGATGATCTGCTCATAGTCCTTTTCTCCGGAAAGAACAGGAGAGAGCATGATGCGGTCATAATTGACGCGCGGCTCGGCGTTGAAGATTGTGACCTCGTATTGGCCTGGGGCCGTTTCGAAGAGGTGCTCGAGCATGCGCCCGGGCGCCATGCCGTTGCCGATGATAACGAGTTTTTCTGTCATAGTTACAAGTCCTTAGATTAGGTTGCCGCCACTGCAGGCACGGCGTGCCCCTGGCGTGACAGGTGCTTTACGGACAGGTGCATCCAGATGAGCGACGTCACGACGATCGCAAAGAGCAGCAGGAAGCAGCTGGACCAAAGGCCGGTGATGTCCTTGAGCAGGCCGAAAGCGATCGGAAGGATGAAACCGCCAAGGCCGCCCATCATCCCGACGACGCCGCCGACTGCGCCGACGCTTTCTGGATAGTAGGCCGGAATGTGCTTGTAGACGGCTGCTTTGCCGAGGCTCATGAAGAACCCGAGCACGAAGATGACGATGATGAAGATTGCTGGCGTGATACCAAGCGCAGGCCCGGTTCCCGATGGAGATGCAGCCGGTAGAGACAGGATGAGGGTGGCGGCGGCGGAAACGGCCAGCATCGCGTACATCACGCTTCTTGCGCCCTTCTTGTCGGATAGGACGCCGCCGAATGCTCTAAAGATGCTGCCTGGCACGGAATAGGCCGCGGCAATCATGCCGGCGATTTCCAGATTGAATCCGTAGACACCGACCAGATAGCGCGGCAACCACAAAGACAGGGCGACAAAGCCGCCGAAGGCGAAAAAATAATAAAGCGAGAAACGCCAGACCTGGATGTTCTTGAGAGGAGCGAATTCTTCGAGGAAGCTCTTGGAGGCGACGCCGCGACAGCGGCGGTCGCGAAAGGCCGGGTCGTCGGTGGTCGAAAACCAGAAGACGATTGCCATCGCCACAAGAACGAGAGCCCAGATTTCAGCAACCGCCTGCCATCCCCAGGCGATGAGCACGAAGGGCGCCGCGAACTTGGTAACCGCGGCTCCGACATTGCCGGCGCCGAAAATCCCGAGCGCGGTTCCCTGCTTTTCTGGCGGAAAGAACGGCGAGACATATGCGACACCAACTGCGAAGGAACCACCGGCGAGGCCGATCCCGAGTCCTGCGATCAGCATTTCTGTGTAGCTTGTTGCGTAGGAGAGCAGGAAAGTCGCTATGGCCGCTGCCACCATGGTGAGCGTGTAGACCAGACGACCGCCGTAGCGGCTCGTCCATATGCCAAGCACGATCCGGACGAGCGAGCCGGTCAACACAGGGGTGCCCACCAGCAATCCGAATTCTGCCTCGTTGAGGCCGAGTTCCTGTTTGATACGAACGCCTATAATCGCAAAGATCGTCCAGACGGCGAAGCAAACGGTGAAGGCGACCGTCGAAATCCACAATGCTCTGGCTGGCTCGCCAGCAGACATAGACTGGGGTTTCTCAGAAAAAGGCATGGCTTCTCCAGGGCCCGACAATGTCGTGCCAATCCATCGTTGAGAGTTAAAACAAAAAGCCGCTGGCCAGGTCGCGCACACACGAATGCGCGGGATATCCTGATCAGCGGCTTTGCCTGAGGCGCCCGTCTTTGGACGCCGAAACATGCGACCTTTCGGCCTCGTGATTATCAATGCAAGAGGCGTGCCAATTCGAAATCTAGGCGAATTTCGTCTTTTCTCTCCGCAAGTCAGCCTTTTTGGTCAGGATGACTAGGGCGAGACCGCCGGTTCCTTCGGCCAAAAATTATGCAATGCATAGAAAATAGGCGTCATGCTATGCCTGCTTTTGAGCAGCAATATACGCATCGACGCAATCGGGATCAAAGAGATTGCCGTCGAAAAAGCCATCCGGACCAAGCGTCATCGTGCCGCTGGAGCCAACTGGCGTTTCCATGCGCAAGGCGCCCTCAACCTTCGAACTTGCAGCCGGCATTGCAACGCCGAGCGCCTTTAGAGCATTGCGGTAGATATCCGGCCGGTAGGTGTTGCCGGCCACGTTCTGGTGGGCCGCGGTGTGATCGACGTGGCCCCAGCGGACCATCTGCGTGTAGAACCAAAGGGCGTGGCTCTTCCATGGAAACGTCGCCGCCTTGGCGTGCGGGACGAAGAAGTCGCTGACCGTCTGCGTTGCGTTGCGGCCAACTTTAAGCACGCCGGTGACGGATGGACGCAGCCACTCTGCCGGGCTGTTGATATAGGCCGGACCCGAAAGCAATAGGGCAAGCTCTTCATGATTGGCGGGGTCGGCGCACCAGACTGAGGCATTGTAAAGCGCTCGCAGGAGGGCCACGAGTGCGTCAGGATGGCTATCGCCCCAGCGACTGTTCACGCCCAGCACCTTTTCGGGACTGGATTTCCAGATCGCCGCCTTGACGGTTGCAAGGTGCGCGCCGCGTTTGAGGACGCCGAAGGTATTCCACGGTTCTCCAGCACAATAGCCGTCGATCAGACCGGACCTCAGCGCGTCACCCATATCCTGCGGCGGAAGGGTCACGATCTCGATCTCGTGGTCTGGGTCGATACCGCTTCCAGAAAGCCAGTAGCGCAATTCGTAGTTATGTCCGGAGTAGGGGTGTACGATACCGAAACGAAGCCTGTCGCCTGCCCGCTGCGAAATCACTTTTTTCAGTGCCGCACCGCTTGAGCGCGCATCAAGTGCATCGGCTGCGCC
It encodes:
- the nirD gene encoding nitrite reductase small subunit NirD, which gives rise to MNWIAIGDISDIPLRGARCVKTPQGKIAVFRTAENEVFAIEDHCPHKGGPLSQGIVHAKAVTCPLHNWVISLETGKALGADEGAVRTIPVRNQDGALFIALESLMMAAE
- the nirB gene encoding nitrite reductase large subunit NirB, which codes for MTEKLVIIGNGMAPGRMLEHLFETAPGQYEVTIFNAEPRVNYDRIMLSPVLSGEKDYEQIIIHGDGWYIKHGITLYKGHKIVAIDRHAKTVTSDHGVTESYDKLVIATGSVPFIIPVPGKDLPGVITYRDLDDVQAMLLAAQSREKAIVIGGGLLGLEAAAGLAQRGMDVTVLHVMPTLMERQLDPAAGYLLQRAVEERGIKVITKANTKAIIGDGRVEGIELDDGRIIPATLVVMAVGIRPNVGLAKEAGIAVNRGIVVDNGMQTSDGSIMALGECAEVGGQVYGLVAPLYEMARVAAAHLCGDTSATFVHSDTPTKLKVTGIELYSLGDFADGDDREEIVLRDASAGVYKRLVLKDNKIIGTVLYGETADGAWFNDLKKKQTDISEMRETLIFGQAYQGGSPLDPMAAVAALPDDAEICGCNGVCKGKITSTITAKGLTSLDDVRAHTKASASCGSCTGLVEQLMALTLGDSYNPAAVQPMCTCTELGHDDVRRLIKAKGLKTIPAVMQELEWKTSCGCAKCRPALNYYLVCDWPDEYADDYQSRFINERVHANIQKDGTYSVVPRMWGGVTSSKELRAIADVVDKFEIPMVKVTGGQRIDLLGVEKEDLPAVWADLGKAGFVSGQAYAKGLRTVKTCVGSDWCRFGTQDSTGLGIRIEKFMWGSWTPAKLKMAVSGCPRNCAEATCKDVGVICVDSGYEIHFAGAAGLDIKGTEILGLVKTDDEALEHIVALTQMYREQARYLERIYKWAKRIGLDEIRRQIMGDAEKRKAYFDRFVFSQKFAQVDPWSERVSGKDKHEFKPMATIGYPQAAE
- a CDS encoding nitrate/nitrite transporter; amino-acid sequence: MPFSEKPQSMSAGEPARALWISTVAFTVCFAVWTIFAIIGVRIKQELGLNEAEFGLLVGTPVLTGSLVRIVLGIWTSRYGGRLVYTLTMVAAAIATFLLSYATSYTEMLIAGLGIGLAGGSFAVGVAYVSPFFPPEKQGTALGIFGAGNVGAAVTKFAAPFVLIAWGWQAVAEIWALVLVAMAIVFWFSTTDDPAFRDRRCRGVASKSFLEEFAPLKNIQVWRFSLYYFFAFGGFVALSLWLPRYLVGVYGFNLEIAGMIAAAYSVPGSIFRAFGGVLSDKKGARSVMYAMLAVSAAATLILSLPAASPSGTGPALGITPAIFIIVIFVLGFFMSLGKAAVYKHIPAYYPESVGAVGGVVGMMGGLGGFILPIAFGLLKDITGLWSSCFLLLFAIVVTSLIWMHLSVKHLSRQGHAVPAVAAT
- a CDS encoding CmpA/NrtA family ABC transporter substrate-binding protein translates to MRNRHDITAGFVPLLDSALLVVAKEKGFAEAQEVALTLVRERSWATIRDRLAVGHFEVAHILAPMPIACNLGLMAPAPRMIVPMALGLGGNAVTVSGALWREMADDGAADALDARSSGAALKKVISQRAGDRLRFGIVHPYSGHNYELRYWLSGSGIDPDHEIEIVTLPPQDMGDALRSGLIDGYCAGEPWNTFGVLKRGAHLATVKAAIWKSSPEKVLGVNSRWGDSHPDALVALLRALYNASVWCADPANHEELALLLSGPAYINSPAEWLRPSVTGVLKVGRNATQTVSDFFVPHAKAATFPWKSHALWFYTQMVRWGHVDHTAAHQNVAGNTYRPDIYRNALKALGVAMPAASSKVEGALRMETPVGSSGTMTLGPDGFFDGNLFDPDCVDAYIAAQKQA